The DNA sequence ACACCACGTTCTGGGCGGTGCGTCGCTTGAGGACCATCGTGTAGACGAAGACGTAGAAGCAGATCGTGGCCAGGATGAACGCGGCGGCCAGCCAGCTCTGCGCCAGGAGACCCAGCCAGAGCATGCTGGACGCGCCGAGCACCAGACCGAAGACCAGCGCGGCTCGTGGGGTCACGGCGTGGCGGGCCAGGGGGCGCCGCTCGGTCCGCTTCATGACCTTGTCGATATCGGCGTCGACCACCATGTTGAGGGTGTTGGCGCTGGCGGCGCCCAGCCACCCGCCGACCAGTGTCAGCAACACGAGTCCTAGGTGGACCTGCCCGCGGTCGGCCTGCAACATCGCGGGGATGGCGGCGACCAGGAGCAACTCGATGACGCGCGGTTTGGTGAGGGCGATGTACGACATCACCACATCGGCTGCGCGGGCGCTCCCGCTCGCCGGAGCCGGCCGCCCCGAGGACTCTGGAGGGGAGACGGACGGCCCCCCACTCCGGGTCGGGGTGGAATCGTGCACCGGAACTCCTCGCAGCAGATGTCAACGCACTACCCGGCCGATACTACGTCCCCCCTGCACGCTCCGCGAAAGAGCGGGGGCGGGGACCGCCCGACCCCGGGCGAGTCTGACCACTAAGGTGGTCCACGACATCCGCGCGGATCCGCGCCGCACCCTCGACCCGGGAGAACCACAAGTGACCAGCGCGTCGGAGATCACCGAGCTCACCACCGCCCGCCACCCGTCGGACTGGACAGAACTGGACACCCGGGCGGTCGACACCGCGCGTGTCCTGGCCGCCGAGGCCGTGCAGAACTGCGGCAGCGGTCACCCGGGCACGGCCATGAGCCTGGCGCCCCTGGCCTACACGCTCTACCAGCGGGTGATGCGCCACGACCCGTCGGACCCTAAGTGGGTGGGGCGGGACCGCTTCGTCCTGTCCTGTGGCCACACGTCGCTCACCCAGTACATCCAGCTGTACCTCGCCGGTTTCGGCCTGGAGCTCGAGGACCTCAAGGCGCTGCGCACCTGGGGCTCCAAGACCCCGGGGCATCCCGAGTGGAACCACACCGACGGGGTGGAGATCACCACCGGGCCGCTCGGTCAGGGTCTGGCCTCCGCCGTGGGCATGGCCATGGCCGCCCGGTACGAGCGGGGCCTGTTCGACCCGGACGCCCCGGCCGGGAAGAGCCCCTTCGACCACTTCGTCTACGTGGTCGCCTCGGACGGCGACGTCCAAGAAGGCGTGACCGCCGAGGCCTGCTCTCTGGCGGGGACCCAGCAGCTCGGGAACCTCATCGCGATCTACGACGACAACAAGATCTCGATCGAGGACGACACCCAGATCGCCTTCACCGAGGACGTGGCCGCCCGCTACGAGGCATACGGCTGGCACGTCCAGACGGTCCACGGTGGTGAGGACATCGAGGCCATCGAGGACGCGATCGCGGACGCGCGCGCGGTCACGGACAAGCCGTCGATCATCGTCCTGCGCACGGTGATCGCCTACCCCGCCCCCACCAAGATGAACACGGGCGCCTCGCACGGTTCGGCGCTCGGACAGGCCGAGGTGGACGCGGTCAAGGAGGCCCTCGGCATGGGTGGCACCGAGCCGTTCACCGTCGACGACGAGGTGATCGCCCACACCCGCGCCGCGCGTGACCGGGGCGCCCGCGTCCACGCGCAGTGGAGCGACATGTTCCACGCGTGGGCCGAGGCGAACCCCGGGGCGAAGGACCTCTTCGACAGGCTCTACTCCGGCCAGCTGCCCGAGGGGTGGGACGCCGACCTCCCGAGGTGGGAGGCCGACCCCAAGGGTGTCGCCACCCGCAAGGCGTCGGCCAAGGCGATCCAGGCGCTCGCCGGGACCCTCCCGGAGCTGTGGGGCGGGTCGGCCGACCTCGCCGGTTCCAACAACACCCAGATCGAGGGGGCCGACTCCTTCGGCCCCCCGTCCATCTCGACCGGGACGTGGACGGCGTCCCCGTACGGTCGCAACCTCCACTTCGGCGTCCGCGAACACGCCATGGGAGCGATCCTCAACGGGATCGCCCTGCACGGCCCGACCCGGCCCTACGGCGGGACCTTCCTCATCTTCAGCGAGTACATGCGTCCCGCCGTCCGGCTCGCCGCCCTCCAGGGCAGCAACGCCTACTACGTCTGGACCCATGATTCGATCGGACTCGGCGAGGACGGCCCCACCCACCAGCCGGTCGAACAACTCGCGGCACTGCGGGCCATTCCCGGGCTGGCCGTCCTGCGTCCGGCGGACGCCAACGAGACGGCGGCCGCGTGGCGCGCGATGCTCGTCGCCCTCGACGGCCCCAAGGGGCTCTGTCTGACCCGGCAGGACATCCCCGTTCTCGAGGGCACGGCGGAGTCGGCCCGGCAGGGTGTGGAACGCGGCGGCTACGTGATCGCCGAGGCATCGACCGGGTCCCCCGAGGTGATCCTCATGGGCACCGGGTCCGAGGTGCACCTGGCGGTCGAGGCGCGGGAGGTCCTCGAGGCGGAGGGCGTCGCGACCCGGGTCGTGTCCATGCCGTGTATCGAGTTCTTCGACCAGCAGGACGCGGAGTACCGCGAGTCGGTCCTCCCCCGCTCGGTCCGCGCCCGGGTGAGTGTGGAGGCCGGGATCGCGATGCCGTGGTACCGCTTCCTCGGCGACGCGGGCAGGGCGGTGTCGCTGGAACACTTCGGTGCCTCCGCCCCTTACCAGACCTTGTACACCGAGTTCGGGATCACCGCCGACGCCGTGGTCACCGCCGCCCGCGAATCCCTCGCGGCCGTCACCGGGGAGTCATCATGACCAACGCCAATCTCGCCGCACTGAGCGCCGCCGGCGTCTCGGTCTGGCTGGACGATCTGTCACGCCAGCTCCTCACCTCCGGGGAGCTCGAGGAGCGGATGTCGACCTACTCGGTCGTGGGAGTCACCACCAATCCCGCGATCTTCCAGGCCGCGCTGGCCGACTCCTCGGCCTACGAGTCCGCGCTCGCCGAGGCGGTCCGGGCGGACAGGGACGTCGATTCCGTCGTGCGCTCGCTCACCACCGCCGATGTGCGGGACGCCTGCGACCTCCTGGCCGGCGTGTTCGAGGCCACCGACGGGGTCGACGGACGCGTCTCGCTGGAGGTCGATCCCCGGCTGGCGGAGGACACCGAGGGCACGGTGGCCCAGGCCGTCGAACTCTCGGACGTGGTCGACCGGCCCAACCTCATGATCAAGATCCCGGCCACCTCGGCGGGGTTGCCCGCGATCACGGAGGTGATCGGGCGAGGGATCGATGTCAACGTGACCCTCATCTTCTCGGCCGACCAGTACCGCGCGGTCGCGGAGGCGTACCTGTCGGGACTGGAGAGAGCTGCCGACGCCGGTCACGATCTGTCCCGCATCCACTCGGTGGCCTCGGTGTTCGTCAGCCGCCTCGACACCGAGATCGACTCCCGCCTGCCCGGCGACTCCCCCTTGCGGGGCACGGCGGGACTCGCCAACGCGCGGTTGTGTCAGGACGTGTACGACGAGGTCTACGCCGCCGACGGTCGGTTCGGCGATCTGGCCGCACGGGGTGCCCGCCCCCAGCGGTTGCTCTGGGCGTCCACCGGGGTCAAGGATCCCGCCTACCCGGACACCCTCTACGTGAGCGGCCTGGTCACCCACGGCACCGTCAACACGATGCCCTTCGCGACGATGGAGGCGTTCGCCGACCACGGCCAGCTGGAGGGGGACACGGTCCGGGGCACCGGAGAGGCGTCCCGGCAGGCCCTCGAGGCGCTGCGCGCGGAGGGGATCGACCTCGACGAGGTCTTCGCGTTGCTCGAGCGGCAGGGCGTGAGCAAGTTCGTCAGCGCGTGGGACGACCTGATCGCCACGGTCACCGCGCGGATCGACGAGATCCCCTCGGGGTCGTGACAGAACCGGCCGGTCGGTCCTCCCCCGCCGTCGGCGACACCGTCGGCGGGCCGGAGGGATCGGCCAACCCGCTGCGCGATCCTCGGGACCGCCGCCTGCCCCGGATCGCCGGCCCGTCCGGTCTGGTCATCTTCGGCGTCACGGGTGACCTCTCCAAGAAGAAGCTCATCCCCGCCGTCTACGACCTCGCGAACCGGGGGCTGCTCCCGCCGGGATTCTGTCTCATCGGCTTCGGTCGACGCCGCTGGACCCACGCCGAGTTCGCCGAATTCGCCCGTGACCACGCGCGGGAGCGGTGCCGTACCCCGTTCCGCGAGGACGTGTGGGAGCGACTGGCGGCGGGACTGCGATTCGTCACCGGGACCTTCGACGACGACGAGGGCTTCGATCACCTCGCGCAGCAGCTGACCGCCCTGGAGTCCGAACGGGGCACGGCCGGGAACTACGCGTTCTATCTGTCCGTCCCCCCCGACGACTTCCCCACGGTCTGTCGGCACCTCGACCGCACCGGGTGCACCAGATCGGTCGACGGCTCGTGGCGCCGCGTGGTGATCGAGAAGCCCTTCGGCCACGATCTGGCGAGTGCTCGCGAGCTCAACGCGGTGGTGGGCGCCGTCTTCCCCGAGGACTCGGTGTTCCGCATCGATCACTATCTGGGCAAGGAGACGGTCCAGAACATCCTCGCCCTGCGCTTCGCCAACCAGCTCTTCGAACCGGTGTGGAACGCCAATCACGTCGACCACGTCCAGATCACGATGGCCGAGGACATCGGACTCGGCGGCCGCGCCGGGTACTACGACGGCATCGGGGCGGCACGCGACGTCATCCAGAACCACCTCATCCAACTCATGGCGCTGGTGGCCATGGAGGAACCCACGGACTTCTCCGCCGCCGCGCTACGGGCGGAGAAGACCAAGGTCCTCGAGTCCACCTCACTCGCGCTCCCGATCTCCGAGACCGCGGCCCGGGGCCAGTACTCCGGCGGCTGGCAGGGCTCCGAGCAGGTGGTGGGGCTCAAGGACGAGGAGGGTTACGATCCGTCCTCGGCCACCGAGACCTACGCCGCGATCACCCTCGAGGTCCACAACAGACGCTGGGCCGGCGTCCCGTTCTACCTGCGCACCGGCAAGCGCCTGGGCCGTCGCGTGACGGAGATCGCGGTGGTCTTCCGCCGCGCGCCGCACCTGCCCTTCGACGCGACCATGACCCAGGAACTCGGGCAGAACGCCCTGGTGATCCGGGTGCAGCCGGACGAGGGCGTGACACTGCGATTCGGCTCCAAGGTGCCCGGGACGGCGATGGAGGTCCGCGATGTCAACATGGACTTCGCGTACGGCGAGGCGTTCACCGAATCGTCCCCCGAGGCCTACGAGCGGCTGATCCTGGACGTCCTGCTGGGTGAGCCGTCGCTCTTCCCGGTCTCGCGGGAGGTGGAGTTGAGCTGGATGCTGCTCGATCCCGTCCTCGACGCGTGGGCTGCCGGGGGTACCCCGGAGCAGTACCAGGCCGGGACGTGGGGCCCGCGTGGTGCCGACGAGATCCTGGCCCGCAGTGGCCGCGCATGGAGGCGACCGTGATCATCGACCTGCCCGACACCTCGACCCGCGAGATCTCCAAGAAGCTCGTGCAGATCCGCGAGGACGCGGGACTGAGCACGATCGGCCGGGTGCTCACGCTCATCGTCCTCACCGATCACGTCGGCGGCAGCGAGTCCGCGATCGAGGCCGCCAACGACGCCAGCCGCGAGCACCCCTGTCGTGTCATCGTCGTGATCCGTGGCAACCGCGCCAGGGCTGACCGGCTCGACGGTCAGATCCGTGTCGGGGGGGATGCGGGGGCGGCCGAGGTCGTGGTGCTCCGGACATCGGGGGCTATGGCGTCGCAGTCGGCCTCGTTGGTCACCCCGCTGCTCCTGCCCGACACCCCGCTCGCGGTGTGGTGGCCCAGGCATTCGCCGACACTGTTGGCGGAGGACAAGGTCGGCCGTCTGGCGCGGCGGCGGATCGTGGACTCCGATGCCGAGGGGCATCCGACGGACGCGCTGGCCAAGCGGGCGGCCGGTTATTCCCCCGGTGACACCGATCTGGCCTGGGCCAGGGTGACGCACTGGCGCTCGCTCCTGGCCGCGACCCTGGACCGCCCCCCGTTCGAGAGGATCACCGGGGCCACGGTGTGTGGGCCCGAGCGGGCCGCGTCCGTGGACCTCGCCGGCGGGTGGCTCGCCTCCCGCCTGGGGATCGACGTCCACCGTGCGGTGGGGCCGCGCATGGTGGTCCTGGAGCGTGCCTCCGGATCGATCGTCATCGAACAGGTGAGCCCCACCTCCGCGGAGCTGCGCATCACCGGCCAGGCCCCCACACGGGTGACACTGGTGAAGCGGAGCGTGGCGGACTGCCTCGCCGAGGAGCTCCGCCGCATGGACACCGACGGTGTGTACGCCGACGCCCTGGCGAGCCACGATCGGGTGATCTACACCTCGGCATCCGTGCGCTGAGCAGGGCCCGGGTCCCGGTACACCGAGAACCACGACGTCAGGAGAACCGATGACGAACCTCACCCACGTTGTCCACCCCGATTCGGAGGCGCTGGCCTCGGCGGCGGCCCGGGCCGCCGCGGAGCTCCTCTCGGCGCGTATCGCCGCCGCCGGCCGGGCCACCCTGTCCCTCACCGGGGGGTCGGTCGGGATCACGACCGCGGCCGCCCTCGCCGGGGAGACCGTGGACTGGGACCGGGTCACGATCTACTTCGGGGACGAGCGCTTCGTTCCCGCCGACCACCCGGAACGTAACGACGGGCAGCTGGACGAGGCCCTGCTCGACTCACTGGGGGACCGTCCCACGGTGCACCGCTGGCCCGCCCGGACCGACCAGGAGGACGATGTCGACGCCGCCGCCGCCCGCTTCCTCGAGGCACTCGACGTCCCCGACGGAGAACAGCCGATCTTCGACGTGACCATTCTGGGAATGGGTCCGGAGGGCCACGTCGACTCGATCTTCCCGCACACCCCCGCGGTCGCCGAGACTGAGCGGTTGGTCGTCGGGGTCCGTGACTGCCCCAAGCCTCCTCCCGAGCGGCTGACGTTCACCCTCCCCGCGGTTCGCCGCTCGCGGCACGTGCTGGTGATCGCCGCGGGAGAGGGCAAGGCGGAGGCCGTCGCGAAGGGGCTCGGCGGCGCGTCACCGTCGGACTGGCCGGTGGCCGGCGCGGTGGGTGCCGAGTCCACGACCTATCACCTGGACGAGGGCGCGGCGTCGGCCCTGGACTGATCCTCGGGTTCCAGCGACGACCGGGCTCAGCGACGATCGGGCTCAGCGACGACGGGGTGCGCTCCTCCTCGTGGAGGGCGCACCCCGTGTGGCCGCGCCGTGTGGCGCGCGGGTCGGACGACGTCAGCCGAAGCGGACTAGGAGACCGACCGCGACGATCGCGATGAGCCAGAGGATGGCGACGACCACGGTCACGCGGTCGAGGTTGCGCTCCACCACGCTCGACCCGGAGAGGCTGGACTGGACCCCGCCGCCGAACAGCGAGGACAGGCCGCCTCCCTTACCGCGGTGCAGCAGGATGAACAGCATCAACAGCAGGCTGGTGGCGAGGAGGAAGATGTCCAGGGCGAGCTTCATGTACGGATCGGGCCTTACGTCGGTTCGGGGTGGTCGGAGGACGACTGGTCCAGACTACCCGCTGGCATCTCCAGGGTGAATCCGGGCGCGCCGCCGGGCTCAGGGCAGCGGGCCGCCCGCGGCGATGGCGGACAACTGGGCGAACTCGTCGGGCTTGAGCGACGACCCGCCCACGAGACCGCCGTCGACGTCGGGCTGCTCGAGGAGCTCACCGACGGTGGAGGCGTTGACGCTGCCGCCGTAGAGCACACGCATCTGATCCGCGGTCCCGGGATCGGACAGCTCGGCCAGTGCCGCGCGGATGGCCGCGCAGACCTCCTGCGCGTCCTCGGCCGAGGCGGTCTTGCCCGTCCCGATGGCCCACACGGGTTCGTAGGCGATGACGGTGGAGGCGAGCTGCTCGGTGCTCAGGCCCGCCAGTGATCCCTTGAGCTGCTCCACGACCACGCCGACATGGTCGCCGGCCTCGCGGATCTCCAGCTTCTCCCCCACGCAGACGATCGGGCTCAGGCCGTGCCTGTGGCACGCGGCGGCCTTGGCGGCCACCAACTCGTCGGTCTCGGAATGGTACTCGCGCCGCTCGGAGTGCCCCACCACGACGTAGGTGCACCCCAGCTTCGCGAGCATCCCCGCCGAGATCTCACCGGTGTACGCGCCGGACTCGTGGACCGACACGTCCTGTGCACCGTAGGCGAATCCGAGCTTGTCCCCCTCGATGACGATCTGGACGCCGCGGATGTCGGTGAACGGGGGGATGAAGGCCACCTCCACCTTCTCGAGGTACTTCTCGGGCAGGGCGAAGGCCACCTTCTGGACGAGGGCGATCGCCTCGAGGTGGTTGAGATTCATCTTCCAGTTTCCGGCGATGAGCGGGGTGCGTGCCATGTTCTCTCCTGTGCGTAGGCGGTAGCGGATCAGTTGCTGCGTTCGAGGGCGGTGACCCCCGGGAGCTCCTTGCCCTCGAGATACTCG is a window from the Dietzia sp. JS16-p6b genome containing:
- the zwf gene encoding glucose-6-phosphate dehydrogenase; this encodes MRDPRDRRLPRIAGPSGLVIFGVTGDLSKKKLIPAVYDLANRGLLPPGFCLIGFGRRRWTHAEFAEFARDHARERCRTPFREDVWERLAAGLRFVTGTFDDDEGFDHLAQQLTALESERGTAGNYAFYLSVPPDDFPTVCRHLDRTGCTRSVDGSWRRVVIEKPFGHDLASARELNAVVGAVFPEDSVFRIDHYLGKETVQNILALRFANQLFEPVWNANHVDHVQITMAEDIGLGGRAGYYDGIGAARDVIQNHLIQLMALVAMEEPTDFSAAALRAEKTKVLESTSLALPISETAARGQYSGGWQGSEQVVGLKDEEGYDPSSATETYAAITLEVHNRRWAGVPFYLRTGKRLGRRVTEIAVVFRRAPHLPFDATMTQELGQNALVIRVQPDEGVTLRFGSKVPGTAMEVRDVNMDFAYGEAFTESSPEAYERLILDVLLGEPSLFPVSREVELSWMLLDPVLDAWAAGGTPEQYQAGTWGPRGADEILARSGRAWRRP
- a CDS encoding heme o synthase, encoding MRGVPVHDSTPTRSGGPSVSPPESSGRPAPASGSARAADVVMSYIALTKPRVIELLLVAAIPAMLQADRGQVHLGLVLLTLVGGWLGAASANTLNMVVDADIDKVMKRTERRPLARHAVTPRAALVFGLVLGASSMLWLGLLAQSWLAAAFILATICFYVFVYTMVLKRRTAQNVVWGGAAGCMPVLVSWAVITDHLPEGQPHNWWQAIVLFLIIFFWTPPHTWALAMRYKEDYKAAGVPMLPVVMSAEGVTRRITLYTWATVLCTFALIPAAGWIYAVGAVGFGVWFIVMAHRLEAGVRRGVEVKPLKLFILSNNYLAAVFVALSVDAVLGLETLSGAFALF
- the tal gene encoding transaldolase — protein: MTNANLAALSAAGVSVWLDDLSRQLLTSGELEERMSTYSVVGVTTNPAIFQAALADSSAYESALAEAVRADRDVDSVVRSLTTADVRDACDLLAGVFEATDGVDGRVSLEVDPRLAEDTEGTVAQAVELSDVVDRPNLMIKIPATSAGLPAITEVIGRGIDVNVTLIFSADQYRAVAEAYLSGLERAADAGHDLSRIHSVASVFVSRLDTEIDSRLPGDSPLRGTAGLANARLCQDVYDEVYAADGRFGDLAARGARPQRLLWASTGVKDPAYPDTLYVSGLVTHGTVNTMPFATMEAFADHGQLEGDTVRGTGEASRQALEALRAEGIDLDEVFALLERQGVSKFVSAWDDLIATVTARIDEIPSGS
- the tkt gene encoding transketolase, whose protein sequence is MTSASEITELTTARHPSDWTELDTRAVDTARVLAAEAVQNCGSGHPGTAMSLAPLAYTLYQRVMRHDPSDPKWVGRDRFVLSCGHTSLTQYIQLYLAGFGLELEDLKALRTWGSKTPGHPEWNHTDGVEITTGPLGQGLASAVGMAMAARYERGLFDPDAPAGKSPFDHFVYVVASDGDVQEGVTAEACSLAGTQQLGNLIAIYDDNKISIEDDTQIAFTEDVAARYEAYGWHVQTVHGGEDIEAIEDAIADARAVTDKPSIIVLRTVIAYPAPTKMNTGASHGSALGQAEVDAVKEALGMGGTEPFTVDDEVIAHTRAARDRGARVHAQWSDMFHAWAEANPGAKDLFDRLYSGQLPEGWDADLPRWEADPKGVATRKASAKAIQALAGTLPELWGGSADLAGSNNTQIEGADSFGPPSISTGTWTASPYGRNLHFGVREHAMGAILNGIALHGPTRPYGGTFLIFSEYMRPAVRLAALQGSNAYYVWTHDSIGLGEDGPTHQPVEQLAALRAIPGLAVLRPADANETAAAWRAMLVALDGPKGLCLTRQDIPVLEGTAESARQGVERGGYVIAEASTGSPEVILMGTGSEVHLAVEAREVLEAEGVATRVVSMPCIEFFDQQDAEYRESVLPRSVRARVSVEAGIAMPWYRFLGDAGRAVSLEHFGASAPYQTLYTEFGITADAVVTAARESLAAVTGESS
- the secG gene encoding preprotein translocase subunit SecG, with protein sequence MKLALDIFLLATSLLLMLFILLHRGKGGGLSSLFGGGVQSSLSGSSVVERNLDRVTVVVAILWLIAIVAVGLLVRFG
- a CDS encoding glucose-6-phosphate dehydrogenase assembly protein OpcA, coding for MIIDLPDTSTREISKKLVQIREDAGLSTIGRVLTLIVLTDHVGGSESAIEAANDASREHPCRVIVVIRGNRARADRLDGQIRVGGDAGAAEVVVLRTSGAMASQSASLVTPLLLPDTPLAVWWPRHSPTLLAEDKVGRLARRRIVDSDAEGHPTDALAKRAAGYSPGDTDLAWARVTHWRSLLAATLDRPPFERITGATVCGPERAASVDLAGGWLASRLGIDVHRAVGPRMVVLERASGSIVIEQVSPTSAELRITGQAPTRVTLVKRSVADCLAEELRRMDTDGVYADALASHDRVIYTSASVR
- the tpiA gene encoding triose-phosphate isomerase, with the protein product MARTPLIAGNWKMNLNHLEAIALVQKVAFALPEKYLEKVEVAFIPPFTDIRGVQIVIEGDKLGFAYGAQDVSVHESGAYTGEISAGMLAKLGCTYVVVGHSERREYHSETDELVAAKAAACHRHGLSPIVCVGEKLEIREAGDHVGVVVEQLKGSLAGLSTEQLASTVIAYEPVWAIGTGKTASAEDAQEVCAAIRAALAELSDPGTADQMRVLYGGSVNASTVGELLEQPDVDGGLVGGSSLKPDEFAQLSAIAAGGPLP
- the pgl gene encoding 6-phosphogluconolactonase; amino-acid sequence: MTNLTHVVHPDSEALASAAARAAAELLSARIAAAGRATLSLTGGSVGITTAAALAGETVDWDRVTIYFGDERFVPADHPERNDGQLDEALLDSLGDRPTVHRWPARTDQEDDVDAAAARFLEALDVPDGEQPIFDVTILGMGPEGHVDSIFPHTPAVAETERLVVGVRDCPKPPPERLTFTLPAVRRSRHVLVIAAGEGKAEAVAKGLGGASPSDWPVAGAVGAESTTYHLDEGAASALD